The Vibrio orientalis CIP 102891 = ATCC 33934 genome window below encodes:
- a CDS encoding glycosyltransferase has protein sequence MDKFPKVSVITFAYVSESNGRYELLKECIESIRDQQYPNYEHIIIDDGSDMDLAHLVDEYPNVKYYKKPGTGIIASTYTFNLGHELASGKYCIYLPSDDLHVEGAIANLVNALEKEAEASMAIGKAIYEYIDGRVTTWSPDKDKIENHLHEGNYVNGCAVMWKRSEALYECLPPNYTGFCCDYDLWATIAKLGKIVYPDSDVVKYRHVSDSTRNKTRSSFIVSPRKEDKGFYQYSKESRIEFVKLRCLQSIVRINNKIHRKDKVEGAKYVTFSAAVPHGLTKHLKRRNWDALNSYFEKNNKSYSALKKELMNFEGSIIFEEANLATCCLIRQLPNCVDVYISEGFSKDSWIIDYLPLPNIRGVVDTDGQVNRQLSSFIGL, from the coding sequence ATGGATAAGTTTCCTAAAGTATCAGTTATTACGTTCGCGTATGTTAGCGAATCAAATGGGCGATATGAACTTCTGAAAGAGTGTATCGAGTCAATTCGCGATCAGCAGTATCCTAACTATGAACATATTATTATCGACGACGGTAGTGATATGGACTTAGCCCACCTAGTGGATGAATACCCAAACGTAAAGTATTACAAAAAGCCTGGTACTGGGATTATTGCATCCACTTACACATTCAATCTCGGTCATGAGCTTGCAAGTGGCAAATATTGTATTTACCTTCCTTCAGATGATCTTCACGTTGAGGGTGCAATAGCAAACCTTGTTAACGCTTTAGAGAAAGAAGCAGAAGCTTCTATGGCAATTGGTAAAGCAATATATGAATATATTGATGGGCGCGTTACCACTTGGTCTCCGGATAAAGACAAAATAGAGAATCATCTCCATGAAGGAAACTATGTCAATGGCTGTGCTGTAATGTGGAAACGCTCAGAAGCGCTTTATGAATGTCTGCCTCCTAACTATACAGGCTTCTGTTGCGATTACGACTTGTGGGCGACCATTGCAAAACTTGGCAAAATTGTCTACCCAGATTCAGACGTCGTGAAGTATCGTCACGTATCCGACTCTACGCGTAACAAAACACGAAGCAGTTTTATTGTCAGTCCAAGAAAAGAAGACAAAGGCTTTTATCAGTATTCGAAGGAAAGCCGCATTGAGTTTGTGAAACTAAGGTGTCTTCAAAGCATTGTGCGCATTAACAACAAGATTCATAGAAAAGACAAGGTTGAAGGTGCTAAATATGTTACTTTTTCAGCCGCTGTGCCACATGGATTAACCAAGCATCTAAAAAGGCGAAATTGGGACGCTTTAAATAGCTACTTTGAAAAGAATAACAAGTCTTACTCGGCGTTGAAAAAAGAGCTAATGAATTTTGAAGGCTCTATCATTTTTGAAGAGGCAAACCTAGCCACTTGCTGCTTGATTCGTCAGTTGCCAAATTGTGTAGATGTTTATATATCTGAAGGGTTTAGCAAGGATAGTTGGATTATTGATTACCTTCCTCTGCCAAATATTCGAGGTGTTGTCGATACTGATGGCCAAGTTAACCGTCAACTTTCTAGTTTCATAGGTCTATAA
- a CDS encoding glycosyltransferase: protein MSTPKKKVYFLLSSEAYLEPISGDRINEMNIIRAMLDEYDVYYNGVLVRAEDKAFGDESKKINTPKEGEYDLVYIRNNKQVFLNSPSPKLWFASPYDEECFNQADGIVCMTKPWKAELQTYDSSKYEYFQATYPENMQAPRICILFPQVIDDSHFVEVPKKSEKVIAPLTTKQKIVNFFRGKQPEKKIIRHFGPVRPSNFPYQVISALSDNAVATKVKAECIGAGKKMNLPKQIVNVPRIPQEEVAEMLHSASAIWYNQDASGHIAGSLKVLEAMAVGVPILLPRYDARVDELGSEYPFFWDFEEGTTIKDGNQKDFVNKLDKITSLNQTQREEIEAYLKQRAQRHSKENVAKVINDELDYFWERYNG from the coding sequence ATGAGTACACCTAAAAAGAAAGTATATTTTCTATTGAGTTCAGAAGCTTACCTAGAGCCAATCTCGGGTGATCGAATCAACGAGATGAATATTATCAGAGCAATGCTTGATGAGTATGATGTATATTACAATGGCGTACTGGTGAGAGCAGAAGATAAGGCGTTCGGTGACGAAAGTAAGAAGATAAACACCCCTAAAGAGGGTGAGTATGACTTAGTCTACATTCGAAATAACAAACAGGTGTTTTTAAATTCGCCTTCTCCCAAGCTTTGGTTTGCTAGTCCATATGATGAAGAGTGTTTTAATCAAGCTGACGGAATTGTATGTATGACCAAGCCTTGGAAGGCTGAATTGCAAACATATGACAGTTCAAAATATGAGTATTTTCAGGCGACTTATCCTGAAAATATGCAGGCACCTAGAATATGTATCCTCTTTCCTCAAGTTATCGATGATTCTCACTTTGTTGAGGTGCCAAAGAAGTCAGAAAAAGTAATAGCCCCTCTGACTACAAAGCAAAAAATAGTAAATTTCTTTAGAGGAAAGCAGCCAGAAAAGAAAATTATTCGTCATTTTGGGCCAGTAAGACCTTCAAATTTTCCTTACCAAGTGATTTCGGCTTTGTCCGATAATGCTGTTGCTACCAAAGTAAAAGCAGAATGTATCGGTGCAGGCAAGAAAATGAACCTGCCAAAGCAGATTGTGAATGTACCAAGAATACCGCAAGAAGAGGTTGCAGAAATGCTGCATTCTGCTTCAGCAATTTGGTATAACCAGGATGCCTCAGGGCATATCGCAGGTTCACTAAAAGTTTTGGAGGCGATGGCTGTAGGGGTGCCTATATTACTTCCTAGATACGACGCACGTGTTGATGAACTTGGTAGTGAGTATCCATTTTTCTGGGATTTTGAAGAAGGTACAACAATCAAGGATGGCAATCAAAAGGATTTTGTTAATAAACTGGACAAGATTACCTCTCTAAATCAAACGCAACGAGAAGAAATAGAAGCATATTTGAAGCAAAGAGCTCAAAGGCACTCCAAAGAAAATGTGGCCAAAGTGATTAACGATGAACTCGACTATTTTTGGGAGCGATACAATGGATAA
- a CDS encoding glycosyltransferase, which yields MKDIKREIKSFLVTMVRHVIRMSPFFVNLGYAAKIEILSIIFNEKTGDNDRLHDLATYKNIGSDYRRVLRGFDTSRLGQYLAKKAQKTKARRKKYGTSQGTILFATRSWHFIEPVFQSFVEKGVKCEKYDINEFDKKFFKEHKINNKSKYHREKAFKNLAITFRRKQSFNKENRRYTSDFFDKFYKESDVIIVDWLNHNTNWVLENTSADKKVIVRIHSYEVLSFFPATINFGRIDGLIFISHGIRDMFLEMWGWLLPDNMSTTVIDNIRCKKRVCPDASVSITGRGKTIGMMQYALPVKDFRFAFEVFKRVYEKDSEFRLLLCGQTLAEMKSAENALLLQEINSLPEGVVEELGYVTDVDSFFRRVGYMLSTSEREGSHESIIEGMAYGCIPVIRNWPMLAPFDGAKRAFPMCEVVETPAEAAEGILRASLDYKKVSKKYQSESAGFYSTDIPQKYLEFIERVRCNEYT from the coding sequence TATTATCTTTAATGAAAAAACAGGTGACAATGATAGGCTGCATGATTTGGCAACCTATAAGAATATTGGGAGCGATTACAGGAGGGTACTTAGAGGATTCGATACTTCTCGTCTTGGTCAGTACCTAGCAAAAAAAGCACAAAAAACCAAGGCACGAAGAAAGAAATATGGGACATCACAAGGGACAATTCTTTTTGCTACTCGTAGTTGGCACTTTATTGAACCTGTATTTCAAAGCTTTGTAGAAAAAGGAGTTAAGTGCGAAAAATATGATATTAATGAGTTTGATAAAAAGTTTTTCAAAGAACATAAAATAAATAATAAATCTAAATATCATCGAGAAAAAGCGTTTAAAAACTTGGCAATAACATTTCGTCGAAAGCAAAGTTTTAACAAGGAAAATAGACGCTATACGTCAGATTTCTTTGACAAATTCTACAAAGAATCGGATGTTATAATTGTTGATTGGCTGAATCACAATACGAATTGGGTTTTAGAGAACACGAGCGCCGATAAGAAAGTTATTGTTAGGATTCATTCTTATGAAGTGCTTTCTTTTTTTCCGGCGACAATAAACTTTGGTAGAATTGACGGCCTGATCTTTATTTCACATGGTATCCGAGATATGTTTCTCGAGATGTGGGGGTGGTTGCTTCCAGACAATATGTCCACGACTGTGATTGATAATATTCGATGTAAGAAGAGGGTTTGCCCAGATGCATCCGTTTCAATCACGGGGCGAGGGAAAACCATAGGCATGATGCAATATGCGCTACCTGTAAAAGATTTTAGATTTGCCTTCGAAGTATTCAAGCGTGTGTATGAAAAGGATAGTGAGTTTAGGCTTTTGTTATGTGGTCAGACACTCGCAGAGATGAAGTCAGCTGAAAATGCTCTCTTACTACAAGAGATTAATTCCCTTCCAGAAGGGGTTGTCGAAGAGCTTGGCTACGTTACTGATGTTGACTCTTTCTTCCGCAGAGTTGGCTACATGCTGTCAACAAGCGAAAGGGAAGGCTCTCATGAATCTATTATAGAGGGAATGGCTTATGGCTGCATTCCTGTCATAAGAAATTGGCCCATGCTCGCCCCATTCGATGGTGCAAAAAGAGCCTTTCCGATGTGTGAGGTGGTTGAAACCCCAGCCGAAGCAGCTGAAGGTATACTAAGAGCGAGTCTCGACTACAAGAAAGTCAGTAAAAAATATCAGTCTGAGTCTGCAGGGTTTTACAGCACAGATATACCACAAAAATATTTGGAATTTATTGAAAGAGTCAGATGTAATGAGTACACCTAA